One Paraburkholderia agricolaris genomic region harbors:
- a CDS encoding S-(hydroxymethyl)glutathione dehydrogenase/class III alcohol dehydrogenase: protein MKTKAAIAWKAGAPLTIEEVDLEGPRAGEVLIEVKATGICHTDYYTLSGADPEGIFPAILGHEGAGVIVDVGPGVGTLKKGDHVIPLYTPECRQCKFCLSRKTNLCQAIRSTQGKGLMPDATSRFSLDGKPLFHYMGTSTFSNYIVVPEIAVAKVREDAPFDKICYIGCGVTTGVGAVVYSAKVEAGANVVVFGLGGIGLNVIQGAKMVGADKIIGVDINPGRVELAKKFGMTHFINPNEVENVVDHIVQLTDGGADYSFECIGNTKVMRQALECTHKGWGQSFIIGVAAAGEEISTRPFQLVTGREWKGSAFGGARGRTDVPKIVDWYMEGKINIDDLITHRLPLERINEGFDLMKKGESIRSVVLY, encoded by the coding sequence ATGAAGACCAAAGCAGCAATCGCATGGAAAGCCGGCGCCCCGTTGACGATCGAGGAAGTGGATCTGGAAGGCCCGCGCGCCGGCGAAGTCCTGATCGAAGTGAAGGCCACCGGGATCTGCCATACCGATTACTACACGCTCTCCGGCGCCGATCCGGAAGGCATCTTCCCGGCGATTCTCGGCCACGAAGGCGCGGGCGTGATCGTCGACGTCGGTCCGGGTGTCGGCACGCTGAAGAAGGGCGACCACGTGATTCCGCTCTACACGCCGGAATGCCGCCAGTGCAAATTCTGTCTATCGCGCAAGACCAATCTTTGCCAGGCGATCCGTTCGACGCAGGGCAAAGGGTTGATGCCCGACGCCACATCGCGTTTCTCGCTGGATGGCAAGCCGCTGTTTCACTACATGGGCACATCCACGTTTTCGAACTACATCGTCGTGCCGGAAATCGCGGTGGCGAAGGTGCGCGAAGATGCGCCGTTCGACAAGATCTGCTACATCGGCTGTGGCGTGACGACGGGCGTGGGCGCGGTCGTGTATTCGGCGAAGGTCGAAGCGGGCGCGAACGTGGTGGTGTTCGGTCTCGGCGGCATCGGCCTCAATGTGATCCAGGGTGCGAAGATGGTCGGCGCGGATAAGATCATCGGTGTCGACATCAATCCGGGACGCGTCGAACTGGCGAAGAAATTCGGCATGACCCACTTCATCAACCCGAACGAAGTGGAGAACGTGGTCGATCACATCGTGCAACTCACCGATGGCGGCGCGGACTACTCGTTCGAATGTATCGGCAATACGAAAGTGATGCGTCAGGCGCTGGAGTGCACGCACAAGGGCTGGGGGCAATCGTTCATCATCGGCGTGGCGGCGGCGGGCGAGGAGATCAGCACCCGGCCGTTCCAGCTGGTGACGGGCCGCGAGTGGAAGGGCTCGGCGTTCGGCGGTGCACGTGGCCGCACGGACGTGCCGAAGATCGTCGACTGGTACATGGAAGGCAAGATCAATATCGACGACCTGATCACGCACCGTCTGCCGCTCGAACGCATCAACGAAGGCTTCGACCTGATGAAGAAGGGCGAGTCGATCCGCTCGGTCGTGCTGTACTAA
- a CDS encoding ABC transporter substrate-binding protein, with product MKPATQSALKALSAGALACFALSASAATVTIATLNNPDMIELKKLSPAFEQANPDIKLNWVILEENVLRQRATTDITTGSGQFDVMTIGAYETPQWGKRGWLTPLTGLPADYDLNDVVKTARDGLSSGGQLYALPFYVESSMTYYRKDLFAAKGLKMPDQPTYDQIAQFADKLTDKANGIYGICLRGKAGWGENMAYATTVVNTFGGRWFDEKWQAQLTSPEWKKAITFYVNLLKKDGPPGASSNGFNENLTLMSSGKCGMWIDATVAAGMLYNKQQSQIADKVGFAAAPIEVTPKGSHWLWAWALAIPKSSKQADAAKKFIAWATSKQYIELVAKDEGWASVPPGTRQSTYARPEYKQAAPFGDFVLKAIETADPDHPTLKPVPYTGVQFVGIPEFQSFGTVVGQSISGAVAGQMTVDQALAAGQATANRAVQQAGYQK from the coding sequence ATGAAACCAGCTACTCAATCCGCGCTGAAGGCGCTCAGTGCCGGTGCTCTGGCGTGCTTTGCGTTGAGCGCGTCGGCGGCCACGGTGACCATTGCCACGTTGAACAATCCGGACATGATCGAGCTGAAGAAGCTCTCGCCCGCTTTCGAGCAGGCCAATCCGGACATCAAGCTCAACTGGGTGATTCTCGAAGAAAACGTGCTGCGTCAACGCGCCACCACCGACATCACGACCGGCAGCGGCCAGTTCGACGTGATGACGATCGGCGCGTACGAAACGCCGCAATGGGGCAAGCGCGGCTGGCTCACGCCGCTGACGGGCCTGCCCGCCGATTACGATCTGAACGACGTCGTGAAGACGGCCCGCGACGGCCTCTCGAGCGGCGGCCAGCTGTACGCGCTGCCGTTCTACGTCGAAAGCTCGATGACGTATTACCGCAAGGACCTGTTCGCGGCCAAGGGCCTGAAAATGCCCGATCAGCCGACCTACGACCAGATCGCGCAGTTCGCCGACAAGCTCACCGACAAAGCCAACGGCATCTATGGCATCTGTCTGCGCGGCAAGGCCGGCTGGGGCGAAAACATGGCGTACGCGACGACAGTCGTGAATACGTTTGGCGGCCGCTGGTTCGACGAAAAGTGGCAGGCGCAACTGACCTCGCCGGAATGGAAGAAGGCCATCACCTTCTACGTCAACCTGTTGAAGAAAGACGGCCCTCCGGGAGCGAGCTCGAACGGCTTCAACGAAAACCTCACGCTGATGTCTTCGGGCAAGTGCGGGATGTGGATCGACGCCACGGTGGCCGCCGGCATGCTCTACAACAAGCAGCAGTCGCAGATCGCCGACAAGGTGGGCTTTGCAGCGGCGCCGATCGAAGTCACGCCGAAGGGCTCGCACTGGCTGTGGGCGTGGGCGCTGGCCATTCCGAAGTCGTCAAAGCAGGCCGACGCGGCGAAGAAGTTCATCGCCTGGGCTACCTCGAAGCAGTACATTGAACTGGTTGCGAAGGACGAAGGCTGGGCATCGGTGCCGCCGGGAACGCGTCAATCGACCTACGCGCGCCCTGAATACAAGCAGGCAGCCCCGTTCGGCGACTTCGTGCTGAAGGCAATCGAGACGGCGGATCCGGATCATCCGACGCTCAAGCCGGTGCCCTACACCGGTGTGCAGTTCGTCGGCATCCCTGAGTTCCAGTCGTTCGGCACGGTGGTCGGTCAGAGCATCTCCGGCGCGGTTGCCGGTCAGATGACGGTCGATCAGGCACTGGCAGCCGGACAGGCAACGGCGAATCGCGCCGTACAACAGGCCGGCTATCAGAAGTAA
- a CDS encoding metal ABC transporter permease, with protein MFEYDFMVNAFAASGIVAVLAGVVGYFLVMRGQTFAGHALSHVGFTGATGAVLIGISPIWGMIGFTLAAGVGMGALGERLAGRDVAIGVILSLSLGFGLLFLHFFTAYATQVTALLFGNVLGVNASTLGVLAGLGIVSLLALAAIMRPLLFASLQPELAEAKGVSLRKVSVLFLAIAALAVAACTQIVGVLLVFTLMVGPAAAAQNMTTRLSTGLVLAAVFALIQAWLGLTLAFYTDWPTSFWITVLSAVVYGGSLLRRR; from the coding sequence ATGTTTGAATACGATTTCATGGTGAACGCGTTCGCGGCGTCGGGGATCGTCGCGGTGCTGGCAGGCGTGGTGGGCTATTTTCTGGTGATGCGCGGGCAGACCTTCGCGGGCCACGCGCTCTCGCACGTCGGCTTCACGGGTGCGACCGGCGCGGTGCTGATCGGCATCTCGCCGATCTGGGGGATGATCGGCTTCACGCTCGCCGCAGGTGTCGGCATGGGCGCGCTCGGCGAGCGGCTCGCCGGACGCGATGTGGCGATCGGCGTGATCCTGTCGCTGTCGCTAGGCTTCGGCTTGCTGTTCCTGCACTTCTTCACGGCGTACGCGACCCAGGTGACCGCGCTGCTGTTCGGCAACGTGCTCGGCGTGAATGCGTCGACGCTCGGCGTGCTGGCGGGGTTGGGTATCGTCAGCTTGCTAGCGCTTGCGGCGATCATGCGGCCGTTGCTATTTGCTTCGCTGCAACCGGAATTGGCCGAAGCGAAGGGCGTGTCGCTGCGCAAGGTGTCGGTGCTGTTTCTGGCGATTGCCGCGCTGGCCGTTGCAGCGTGCACGCAGATTGTCGGCGTGCTGCTGGTCTTCACGCTGATGGTGGGACCGGCCGCCGCGGCGCAAAACATGACTACGCGGCTCTCGACCGGTCTCGTACTCGCCGCCGTGTTTGCGCTGATTCAGGCGTGGCTGGGTCTGACGCTGGCGTTCTATACCGATTGGCCGACGAGCTTCTGGATCACGGTGCTGTCGGCGGTGGTGTATGGCGGGAGTTTGTTGCGGCGGCGTTGA
- the fghA gene encoding S-formylglutathione hydrolase: MLELLSSHACHGGEQRIYRHDSQTVGLPMRFSVYLPPQALQANANVPALFYLAGLTCTEETFPVKAGAQRFAAQHGIALIAPDTSPRGAGVPGESAAWDFGVGAGFYVDATQQPWAKHYRMYSYVRDELRETVLANLPVDGARLGIFGHSMGGHGALMLALRNPEIYRSVSAFAPIAAPSQCPWGVKAFSGYLGEDREGWRKYDSSELVAQSSRKFKEGILVDQGLADQFLAEQLNPDVFEAACKAAGQPLTLRRHAGYDHGYYFISTFIEDHIAHHAKVLNAAATNSRHTPPPTAP, from the coding sequence ATGCTTGAACTATTGTCGTCGCATGCCTGCCATGGCGGCGAGCAGCGCATCTATCGTCACGACTCGCAGACCGTCGGTCTGCCGATGCGTTTCTCGGTGTATCTGCCGCCGCAGGCCTTGCAGGCCAACGCGAATGTGCCCGCGCTGTTCTATCTCGCGGGTCTGACCTGCACGGAAGAAACCTTTCCGGTCAAGGCGGGCGCGCAGCGCTTCGCGGCGCAGCACGGCATCGCGCTGATCGCGCCGGACACCAGTCCGCGCGGTGCGGGCGTGCCGGGCGAAAGTGCAGCATGGGACTTCGGCGTGGGCGCGGGCTTTTACGTCGACGCGACCCAGCAGCCGTGGGCGAAGCATTACCGGATGTACTCGTACGTGCGCGACGAACTGCGTGAAACGGTGCTCGCGAATCTGCCGGTGGACGGCGCGCGTCTGGGCATTTTCGGGCATTCGATGGGTGGTCATGGTGCGTTGATGCTGGCGCTGCGCAACCCGGAGATCTACCGGTCGGTGTCGGCGTTCGCGCCGATCGCGGCGCCTTCACAGTGCCCGTGGGGCGTGAAGGCGTTCAGCGGATATCTGGGTGAAGACCGGGAAGGGTGGCGCAAGTACGACTCGAGCGAACTCGTCGCGCAGTCGTCGCGCAAGTTCAAGGAAGGGATTCTGGTCGATCAGGGGCTGGCGGATCAGTTCCTTGCCGAGCAGTTGAATCCGGATGTGTTCGAAGCGGCCTGCAAAGCCGCGGGGCAGCCGCTGACGTTGCGCCGTCACGCAGGCTACGACCACGGCTACTACTTCATCTCGACGTTCATCGAAGATCACATCGCGCATCACGCGAAGGTGCTCAACGCCGCCGCAACAAACTCCCGCCATACACCACCGCCGACAGCACCGTGA
- a CDS encoding nucleobase:cation symporter-2 family protein — MQSNTVHPCDERLPAGQLLTLGIQHVLVMYAGAVAVPLIIGAALKLPKDQIAFLISADLFSCGIATLIQTLGLWIFGIRLPVIMGCTFAAVGPMVAIGTNPSLGILDIFGSTIAAGVIGIILAPAVGKLLRFFPPVVIGVVISVIGLSLMEVGINWAAGGVGNPDYGNPIYLGLSLIVLMLILLINKFAKGFMANISVLLGIVAGFVIALALGRVNMDGVTHAPWVGFVMPFHFGLPHFDPLAIATMVTVMFVTFIESTGMFLAVGDMVDRPVDQKTLVRGLRVDGLGTLIGGIFNSFPHTSFSQNVGLIGVTGVKSRFVCAMGGVILVLLGLFPKMAQVVASVPAFVLGGAGIVMFGMVAANGIKVLAKVDFVKNHHNLFIVAVSIGMGLVPVVSPQFFSKLPPALSPLLHSGILLASVSAVVLNLIFNGVKSEKKAQCEIRRAGHDFDGRGGNEPPAGDELLRAADAH; from the coding sequence ATGCAATCGAACACGGTTCACCCGTGCGACGAGCGACTGCCCGCAGGCCAGTTGCTGACGCTCGGCATTCAGCACGTTTTGGTGATGTACGCAGGCGCAGTTGCGGTGCCGCTCATCATTGGCGCCGCGTTGAAACTGCCGAAAGACCAGATCGCGTTCCTGATCAGCGCGGATCTGTTTTCCTGTGGCATCGCTACGCTGATTCAGACGCTCGGTCTGTGGATCTTCGGCATTCGTCTGCCGGTCATCATGGGTTGCACATTCGCGGCCGTCGGCCCGATGGTCGCGATCGGCACGAATCCCTCGCTCGGTATCCTCGATATCTTCGGCTCGACGATCGCGGCCGGCGTGATCGGCATCATCCTCGCGCCGGCGGTCGGCAAGCTGTTGCGCTTCTTCCCGCCGGTGGTGATCGGCGTGGTGATCTCGGTGATCGGCCTCTCACTGATGGAAGTGGGCATCAACTGGGCAGCCGGCGGCGTCGGCAATCCTGATTACGGCAATCCGATCTACCTCGGCCTGTCGCTGATCGTGCTGATGCTGATTCTGCTGATCAACAAGTTCGCCAAGGGCTTCATGGCGAATATCTCCGTGTTGCTCGGCATCGTCGCGGGTTTCGTGATCGCGCTGGCACTTGGCCGCGTCAACATGGACGGCGTCACGCACGCACCGTGGGTCGGTTTCGTCATGCCGTTCCACTTTGGCCTGCCGCATTTCGATCCGCTCGCCATCGCGACGATGGTCACCGTGATGTTCGTCACCTTCATCGAATCGACCGGCATGTTCCTCGCGGTGGGCGACATGGTGGATCGTCCGGTGGATCAGAAGACGCTGGTGCGCGGTCTGCGCGTCGACGGTCTGGGCACGCTGATCGGCGGCATCTTCAACTCGTTTCCGCATACCTCGTTCTCGCAGAACGTCGGCCTGATCGGTGTGACCGGTGTGAAGAGCCGCTTTGTCTGCGCGATGGGCGGCGTGATTCTGGTGTTGCTGGGCCTGTTCCCGAAGATGGCGCAAGTGGTTGCTTCGGTGCCGGCCTTCGTGCTGGGCGGCGCGGGCATCGTGATGTTCGGCATGGTCGCGGCAAACGGCATCAAGGTGCTGGCCAAGGTCGACTTCGTGAAGAACCACCACAACCTGTTCATCGTCGCGGTCAGTATCGGCATGGGTCTGGTGCCGGTGGTGTCGCCGCAATTCTTCTCGAAGCTGCCGCCGGCGCTGTCGCCGCTGTTGCATAGCGGGATCTTGCTGGCGTCGGTGTCGGCGGTCGTGCTGAACCTGATCTTCAACGGTGTGAAGAGCGAGAAGAAAGCACAGTGCGAAATTCGCCGGGCCGGACATGATTTCGACGGACGCGGCGGCAATGAACCGCCCGCAGGCGACGAACTGCTGCGCGCTGCGGATGCGCACTGA
- a CDS encoding ABC transporter ATP-binding protein, with protein sequence MTETGRGTPANASNNASTSGRTTAPVLELEHVTLELGGRTILRDTGFVVNQGEFIGVLGPNGAGKTTLMRAVLGLVPAASGAIRVLGQPVERGNAAIGYMPQTRSALAGRRVRGRDFVAMAADGHRWGLPHADSKTRADVERVLDLVGGRQLAERPLSELSGGERQRLLLAQCLLGNPKLLLLDEPLISLDPHHQKSVVELVRRVQQELGIAVLFSAHELNPLLHALDRVLYLGSGVAALGTVDEVITRPVLSRLYGSPIDVMRVNGRIFVMSGDVEVEKHDHEHEHDENGGHSHSHSHDHGHDHGHSHQHDSRDGHTHDV encoded by the coding sequence ATGACTGAGACTGGCCGCGGCACGCCAGCTAATGCATCGAACAATGCATCAACCAGCGGACGCACCACTGCGCCCGTGCTCGAACTCGAGCACGTAACGCTCGAACTCGGTGGCCGCACGATTCTGCGCGACACCGGCTTCGTGGTGAACCAGGGCGAATTCATCGGTGTGCTCGGGCCGAACGGCGCGGGCAAAACCACACTGATGCGCGCGGTGCTCGGCCTCGTGCCGGCCGCGAGCGGCGCGATCCGCGTGCTGGGGCAACCGGTCGAGCGCGGCAACGCGGCGATCGGTTATATGCCGCAGACACGCAGCGCGCTGGCCGGGCGTCGCGTGCGCGGCCGCGACTTCGTCGCGATGGCCGCCGATGGGCACCGCTGGGGCCTGCCCCATGCAGACAGCAAAACCCGCGCGGACGTCGAACGGGTGCTGGATCTGGTGGGCGGCCGCCAGTTGGCCGAGCGGCCGTTGTCTGAACTGTCGGGTGGCGAGCGTCAGCGTTTGCTGCTCGCTCAATGCCTGCTTGGCAACCCCAAACTGCTGTTGCTCGACGAACCGCTGATCAGTCTCGATCCGCATCATCAGAAAAGCGTCGTCGAACTGGTGCGGCGCGTTCAGCAGGAACTCGGCATCGCCGTGCTGTTCTCGGCGCATGAGTTGAATCCGCTTTTGCACGCGCTCGATCGCGTGCTGTATCTCGGCAGCGGCGTCGCCGCGCTCGGCACGGTCGACGAAGTCATTACGCGGCCGGTACTGTCGCGCCTCTACGGCTCGCCGATCGACGTGATGCGCGTGAACGGCCGCATCTTCGTGATGTCGGGCGACGTCGAAGTCGAAAAACACGACCACGAGCACGAACACGACGAGAACGGCGGCCATAGCCATTCGCACTCGCACGATCATGGCCACGATCACGGCCACTCACACCAGCACGACTCACGCGACGGACACACGCACGATGTTTGA
- a CDS encoding metal ABC transporter solute-binding protein gives MKKFGSMLNGARRALTLSKTVAMGATAAAAFTLSHAAFAADAKIPVVAAENFYGDVVQQLGGDRVDVTSILSNPDQDPHLFEASPKTARALQHASLVVYNGADYDPWMAKLLGASKSAKRTTIVAADLVGKKGGDNPHLWYDPATMPKVARAVSEALVAADPAHKSAYDANLAKFLDSLKPIDAKVADLHGRYAGVPVTATEPVFGYMSDAIGLSMRNLRFQLATMNDTEASAADIAAFERDLREKRVRVLIYNSQATEALTKRMLKLAQQSKVPTMSVTETEPAGKTYQTWMLTQLDALSTALAAGDASAANAAATPPKGKTQ, from the coding sequence ATGAAAAAATTCGGCTCGATGTTGAACGGGGCGCGCCGTGCGCTGACGCTGTCGAAGACCGTGGCCATGGGCGCGACGGCCGCTGCTGCTTTCACGCTCAGCCATGCCGCGTTTGCCGCGGATGCGAAAATCCCGGTAGTGGCAGCAGAGAATTTTTACGGCGACGTCGTGCAACAACTGGGCGGCGATCGCGTCGATGTCACGAGCATCCTGAGCAATCCGGATCAGGACCCGCATCTGTTCGAAGCCAGCCCGAAGACGGCGCGCGCGCTGCAGCATGCAAGCCTTGTGGTCTACAACGGCGCCGACTACGATCCGTGGATGGCAAAATTGCTGGGCGCCTCGAAGAGCGCGAAGCGCACCACGATCGTCGCGGCGGATCTGGTCGGCAAGAAAGGCGGCGATAATCCGCACCTCTGGTACGACCCGGCGACCATGCCGAAAGTGGCGCGCGCGGTAAGCGAGGCGCTCGTCGCGGCTGACCCGGCGCACAAGTCGGCGTACGATGCGAACCTCGCGAAGTTTCTCGATTCGCTGAAGCCGATCGACGCCAAGGTCGCCGATCTGCATGGCCGCTACGCCGGCGTGCCGGTCACGGCGACCGAGCCGGTGTTCGGCTATATGTCGGACGCGATCGGCCTCTCGATGCGCAATTTGCGCTTCCAGTTGGCGACGATGAACGACACTGAAGCAAGCGCGGCGGATATCGCCGCGTTCGAACGCGATCTGCGCGAAAAGCGCGTGCGCGTTCTGATCTATAACAGCCAGGCAACCGAGGCCCTGACCAAACGCATGTTGAAGCTCGCGCAGCAATCGAAGGTGCCGACCATGAGCGTCACCGAAACCGAACCGGCCGGCAAGACCTATCAGACGTGGATGCTGACGCAGCTTGACGCGCTCTCCACGGCGCTGGCCGCGGGCGATGCGAGTGCAGCGAATGCGGCGGCCACTCCGCCCAAAGGAAAAACCCAATGA
- a CDS encoding carbohydrate ABC transporter permease, which translates to MRPLRLPLMHAHPQTEKERETRKANSARWLVSPSVAVLVLWMAIPLAMTIWFSFSRYNLLNPDLKGFAGFDNYKYLATDPSFGPSIGHTLELIISVLVITVVGGVLMAILFDRKFYGQGIARLLAIAPFFVMPTVSALIWKNMILHPVYGLIAQGMRAIGLQPIDWFADYPLTAVIMIVAWQWLPFAFLILFTAIQSLDQEQKEAARIDGAGPFSMFFYITLPHLKRAIAVVVMMETIFLLSIFAEIYTTTGGGPGTATTNLSYLIYSLGLQQFDVGLASAGGILAVVLANIVSFFLVRMLAKNLKGEYEK; encoded by the coding sequence ATGCGTCCTCTGCGCCTACCTCTCATGCATGCCCATCCCCAGACAGAAAAAGAACGCGAAACCCGCAAAGCCAATTCCGCCCGCTGGCTCGTCTCGCCCTCGGTCGCGGTACTCGTGCTGTGGATGGCTATTCCGCTGGCGATGACGATCTGGTTTTCGTTCTCGCGCTACAACCTGCTGAATCCGGATCTCAAAGGCTTCGCCGGATTCGACAACTACAAGTATCTGGCCACCGATCCTTCATTCGGACCGTCGATCGGGCACACCCTCGAACTGATTATCTCGGTGCTGGTGATTACGGTGGTCGGCGGCGTGCTGATGGCGATCCTGTTCGACCGCAAGTTCTACGGACAGGGCATCGCGCGGCTGCTGGCGATCGCACCGTTCTTTGTGATGCCGACAGTCAGCGCGCTGATCTGGAAGAACATGATCCTGCATCCGGTGTATGGCCTGATCGCCCAGGGCATGCGCGCGATCGGTCTGCAGCCGATCGACTGGTTCGCCGATTATCCGTTGACGGCAGTGATCATGATCGTTGCGTGGCAATGGTTGCCGTTCGCGTTCCTGATTCTGTTCACCGCGATCCAGTCGCTCGATCAGGAGCAGAAGGAAGCAGCGCGTATCGACGGTGCGGGTCCGTTCTCGATGTTCTTCTACATCACGCTGCCTCACCTGAAACGGGCGATCGCGGTGGTGGTGATGATGGAGACGATTTTCCTGCTGTCGATCTTCGCCGAAATCTATACGACCACGGGCGGCGGTCCGGGCACCGCGACCACCAATCTGTCGTACCTGATCTATTCGCTGGGCCTGCAACAGTTCGACGTCGGTCTTGCTTCGGCAGGCGGCATTCTGGCTGTCGTGCTGGCTAACATCGTGTCGTTCTTCCTCGTGCGGATGCTCGCGAAGAACCTGAAAGGGGAGTACGAAAAATGA
- a CDS encoding xylulokinase codes for MSFLGIDLGTGSLKVAIVDKSGRELAAASVAYALETPHPGWAETSVQTWWRALREAAARLPEDLRREVQAIGFSGQMHGVVLIDANGVAVRPAMLWPDTRALGLLDQWPEPQPNPVAPGMAGPLLRWIVQNEPQAARRTRWALQPKDWLRVALGGALATDPSDACATALADPAGVWDLTLLERFELPHEWFAPLAPSYAAGGTLSREAAQELGLRAGIVLAIGAADTPCAALGSGLASDGDALLTTGTGGQIVVLAEHAPPAVRGLHRYRAASDHWYRMAAMQNVGVALERVRGWLSYEWADAYRDAFADASDAAAGATTATGLTFLPYLTGERTPWLNPAARGGWLGLALDHTRGTMMRAAFEGVAFSLRAGLDAIRASGATVTALKLAGGGSVDARWRQLLADALNVELYAVDCPNAAPRGAAILGGLASGHWHARDLAALAPGATRVAGPQGDAALAERYARFLDLYGRVESWFGEPPLR; via the coding sequence ATGAGTTTTCTTGGCATCGACCTCGGCACCGGCTCGCTCAAAGTAGCAATCGTCGACAAAAGCGGCCGCGAACTGGCTGCGGCGAGTGTCGCGTACGCACTCGAAACGCCACACCCCGGCTGGGCCGAAACTTCGGTGCAGACCTGGTGGCGCGCGCTTCGCGAAGCGGCGGCGCGTTTGCCCGAGGATTTGCGCCGCGAGGTGCAGGCAATCGGTTTCTCCGGACAGATGCATGGCGTGGTTCTGATCGACGCGAATGGCGTAGCAGTGCGCCCCGCGATGCTCTGGCCCGACACGCGCGCATTGGGTTTGCTCGATCAATGGCCCGAGCCGCAGCCGAATCCGGTTGCGCCCGGCATGGCCGGTCCTTTGCTGCGCTGGATCGTGCAGAACGAACCGCAAGCCGCGCGCAGGACGCGTTGGGCGCTGCAACCGAAAGACTGGCTGCGCGTCGCGCTGGGCGGTGCGCTCGCAACCGATCCTTCCGATGCCTGTGCGACCGCGCTTGCCGATCCGGCAGGCGTGTGGGATCTGACGCTGCTCGAGCGATTCGAGTTGCCGCATGAATGGTTTGCGCCGCTCGCACCTTCCTATGCGGCAGGCGGCACGCTGTCGCGGGAAGCGGCACAGGAACTGGGCCTGCGCGCCGGCATCGTGCTCGCGATCGGCGCGGCCGATACGCCGTGTGCCGCACTCGGCAGCGGTCTCGCGAGCGATGGCGACGCATTGCTCACCACCGGCACCGGTGGACAAATCGTCGTGCTCGCCGAACACGCGCCGCCAGCCGTGAGAGGCCTGCATCGCTATCGCGCCGCGAGCGATCACTGGTATCGCATGGCGGCGATGCAAAACGTCGGCGTCGCGCTCGAACGCGTGCGGGGCTGGCTGTCGTATGAATGGGCCGATGCGTATCGCGACGCGTTCGCTGATGCATCCGACGCTGCCGCAGGCGCTACAACCGCAACCGGCCTCACCTTCCTGCCGTACCTCACCGGCGAGCGCACTCCATGGCTCAACCCGGCGGCCCGCGGCGGTTGGCTCGGCCTCGCGCTTGACCACACGCGCGGCACGATGATGCGCGCCGCGTTCGAAGGCGTTGCCTTCTCGTTGCGCGCTGGGCTCGACGCGATCCGCGCGAGCGGCGCGACCGTGACGGCCCTGAAACTCGCGGGCGGCGGTTCCGTCGATGCGCGCTGGCGGCAGTTGCTAGCCGACGCGCTGAACGTCGAACTCTATGCGGTGGATTGTCCCAACGCGGCGCCACGTGGCGCGGCCATTCTCGGCGGATTGGCAAGCGGGCATTGGCACGCGAGGGATCTCGCCGCGCTTGCCCCAGGCGCGACGCGCGTTGCCGGACCGCAAGGCGACGCGGCGCTTGCCGAACGTTATGCGCGCTTTCTGGATCTGTATGGTCGCGTCGAATCCTGGTTCGGCGAACCTCCGCTTCGGTAA
- a CDS encoding L-iditol 2-dehydrogenase: MAARLQDKVAILTGAASGIGEAVARRYLDEGARCVLVDVKPADSFGDALSAAYGDRVLTVSADVTRREDIERILASTLERFGQVDILFNNAALFDMRPILDESWDVFDRLFAVNVKGMFFLMQTVARKMVEQGRGGKIINMSSQAGRRGEALVSHYCATKAAVLSYTQSAALALAPHKINVNGIAPGVVDTPMWKEVDALFARYENRPLGEKKRLVGEAVPLGRMGVPDDLTGAALFLASADADYITAQTLNVDGGNWMS; this comes from the coding sequence GTGGCGGCACGATTGCAAGACAAGGTGGCCATTCTGACGGGCGCGGCAAGCGGAATCGGTGAAGCCGTGGCCCGGCGCTATCTGGACGAAGGCGCGCGTTGCGTGCTGGTCGATGTGAAGCCGGCGGACAGTTTCGGCGACGCGCTATCCGCCGCTTATGGCGACCGGGTGCTGACTGTCAGCGCCGACGTGACGCGCCGCGAAGACATCGAACGCATTCTCGCGAGTACGCTGGAGCGCTTCGGCCAGGTCGATATCCTGTTCAACAACGCGGCGCTCTTCGATATGCGCCCGATCCTCGACGAATCCTGGGACGTATTCGACCGCCTCTTCGCGGTGAACGTGAAAGGCATGTTTTTCCTGATGCAAACCGTCGCCCGGAAAATGGTCGAGCAGGGCCGCGGCGGCAAGATCATCAATATGTCGTCGCAAGCCGGCCGGCGCGGTGAGGCGCTGGTGTCGCACTACTGCGCAACCAAAGCCGCCGTACTCAGCTATACGCAGTCCGCAGCCTTGGCCCTTGCACCGCATAAGATCAATGTGAACGGCATCGCGCCGGGCGTTGTCGATACGCCGATGTGGAAAGAGGTCGACGCGCTCTTCGCCCGCTATGAAAACCGGCCGCTCGGCGAGAAGAAACGCCTGGTCGGTGAAGCGGTGCCGCTCGGCCGAATGGGTGTGCCGGACGATCTGACCGGCGCTGCCCTGTTTCTCGCGTCGGCGGATGCCGACTACATCACCGCGCAAACCCTGAACGTGGACGGTGGGAACTGGATGAGCTGA